Proteins from a genomic interval of Sparus aurata chromosome 21, fSpaAur1.1, whole genome shotgun sequence:
- the LOC115571905 gene encoding transcription factor jun-D-like, producing METTLYPGTVVNTPRVPSFYSQSTMMKKEINLNLDDQNSELKTNPLRDTDGLLNSPDLGLLKLTSPDLERLIIQSNGLVTTTNPTSQFLYPKSASDEQEFAEGFVKALEDLHKQNQLSEAGCVSVDRLELLGSSNAVGSAGLQTSDLPVYTTLNGYAASPLGGTTINYSTDTIPFPPPPSHLASAAQQQAAAAAALSRLQSAGLVKDEPQTVPDMQSFGDSPPLSPINMDNQERIKAERKKLRNRIAASKCRKRKLERISRLEDKVKSLKTQNTELASTASVLREQVAQLKQKVMNHVSSGCQLLPNQVQAY from the coding sequence ATGGAAACAACCCTCTACCCAGGCACCGTGGTGAATACTCCGAGGGTCCCCAGCTTCTATTCCCAGAGCACGATGATGAAGAAGGAGATTAATCTGAACTTGGACGACCAGAACTCCGAGCTCAAAACGAACCCGCTCCGAGACACAGACGGACTCCTCAACTCCCCAGACTTAGGACTCCTGAAGCTCACCTCTCCGGACCTGGAGCGTCTTATCATCCAGTCGAACGGTCTGGTCACCACCACCAACCCGACCTCCCAGTTCCTCTACCCGAAGTCGGCCAGTGACGAGCAGGAGTTCGCGGAGGGTTTCGTCAAGGCGCTGGAGGATCTCCACAAGCAGAACCAGCTGAGCGAGGCGGGCTGCGTCTCCGTGGACAGACTGGAGCTGCTCGGGTCGTCCAACGCGGTCGGGTCCGCCGGGCTCCAGACATCAGACCTCCCTGTCTACACTACTTTGAACGGGTATGCGGCCAGTCCGCTCGGAGGCACCACCATCAACTACTCCACAGACACCATCCCCTTCCCGCCGCCCCCGTCTCATCTGGCCAGCGCGGCGCAGCAGCAGGCGGCCGCTGCGGCGGCTCTGTCACGACTCCAGTCCGCCGGTCTGGTGAAGGACGAGCCGCAGACGGTACCAGACATGCAGAGCTTCGGGGACAGCCCACCTCTGTCTCCCATCAATATGGACAACCAGGAACGCATCAAGGCGGAGAGGAAAAAGCTGCGGAACAGGATAGCCGCCTCCAAATGCCGCAAAAGAAAACTGGAGAGGATATCTCGGCTGGAGGACAAGGTCAAGagcctgaaaacacagaacaccgAGCTGGCGTCCACAGCCAGCGTCCTCAGGGAGCAAGTGGCCCAGCTGAAGCAGAAGGTGATGAACCACGTCAGCAGCGGATGCCAGCTTTTGCCAAACCAGGTCCAGGCTTACTAA